Within Citrus sinensis cultivar Valencia sweet orange chromosome 1, DVS_A1.0, whole genome shotgun sequence, the genomic segment ATACAACTTTAATGggggaaataaaaaataaggttTTTCAAAGGCATTTAATGGGGTAAATAACGAAGAAGGGGTTTTTCAGAAGTAATTAAAGTGGTGTCAATAGTTCAACTTTAATTCGATTCATAATTTCACCTAAttgagcaaaaaaataaattgaattatgaTTAGTAGTCTTAAATTTGTACTCAAAGTTAAAATGAAGAAGTactaaattgaaatattatgaATATAGTTTGAGTACtagaagtttatttatttaaatcattcCCGAgaaactacaaaaaaaaaagaagcaaccTCTCAACTAGGAGAAAATTTTGTGTAGAGCAAAGCGCACTACCTCAACATATAATGGTAGGTCTAATGGATCTGTTAGTGAGatctacaaattaaataatagggCAAATATTTACCGATCACATAATGTTTCATAGTTTACCAAAATACACCAAtatgtttttcatttgtaGTTTTCCACCTTAAGTTTATAAAGTGTAtcattttttcacttttctatTAACATTGTTagatgatttaataaaataaaaaaaatgattatcttGCCTGAGAGTATAAAAGGACTATTTATTGGTTATTATTTTGGATATTTTGAAATGTGGTGTTATTTTGGATTGATGGAAATTAACTATAAACCCTAATGGCACATTTAGTTTAAAGaaatgaaaggaaagaagagaagaggaATGGAGGAAAAGGGAAAGAAGTAGTGGAACATTTATTTGTGGGATTGGAGAATCAGAATTCAGAATGAGAATGATTGTTGGTGTTGGTGTTTACTCGTTAAAATAGAAGAGAGAATGAGAAAGAAATATGTGGGACCCACGTGTTTTTATGATTAAGGAATGGAAACTTGATTCTCATTGGGAGGCTTGGGAAACAAGTTCCCATTCCTTGAACTCAGTGTTTTGCCTCTACCCAAATTTCGtgattcttcttttattaaaatattaaaatattattgttattgttattattcttattcttgtaattgttgctaataataatgaaaagaacggtaacaacaacaacaacaacaacaacaacaacaataataataatttcaacaataataataatgattattattattactgttaaaattattattattgttgttgttgttgttgttgttaccGTTGTCGTCATTGCCgtcactattattattttgataattattaataacaatattttaaaataataataatcacagttattaaataaataataataaaaataccaataattaaataaaggcaTTTTATAgcttaaaataattcatttcgATTCTTAAACAAAGTAAACACGTCAATGAGAAATACAACCAATTACGATTCCAATTCATATAGTTTAAATAAACAACGTATTTTGATTCTCATTTCAGCTTAGTCCGATTCTTGTTTATTTCGATTCCAACCCATTCCAATTATCAATTAGTAAACATACCATGAGAGAAGAGGagataatttcatattaaagcaaacaaataaaatttagatcGACctgtttttttctctttttttttctcttgctctctttcattttcattcttcttcTCTCCACTTATTTCTTTCAACCGAACATGCACTAAATTCTCCATaactgattttatttttttattatttttattgatgagaACAAGGTACAATGTTCAAAGTTTCCGGTAAAtagttttatgattttttaatgtattttaaataattatgacTATTTCTATTAGTGATTATTCATTGTTGAagatttgttattattttcaaaaaattttattttggatgTATGTTGAAGattattgatttatgttgTAATTAAGCGACAAATTAGCAAAAGtgtttattttagtaattttctatatttaaattaataggtttgatgagtttaatataactaattttatagttattaGTCCGAAcaactataaaattattatttttatttttattttatcttctagCACTGACTAATTCATCCCCCATAAGTTTTTCTCCTCAACCAAACCTTGTGCCAAAAACTATAACTATCATTAGCGCTTCGGCCACCGCAAAAGAGTTCACAGATCATGACTCACGAGCTCTAATACCGACAAAATGAGAATCTTAATCAACAGACACGTATCGTCACCTTAAAGAAAATCGAGACAACAAATTTGTGATTCATAGGAGACGCGTCGTCACTGTaattaaagatgaagaaaaatacaaattttgacAATGCATTTCAGCcaatcaataaatataaaagtaagaaGTACGGATCGATCGTATCCATCCGCGTTCGTGTAGCTTCAGGGTCATAACCGCGTTCGTCCTATAGCCACGCGGCGTCGTAAGTAACTAATTTTCCACGTGTCCACCCATTCCTCTTTTCCTATTTCTTCTAAccgttttatttttaacttttaaattaaataaaaatatgttatatcTAGAATAACATCaactataatttataatttctgatttttttaagtgcgtgaaatttatttaaaaaagaatcgATACTTAGAAGTCCGAAACATAAATCGGTGAAAAATCCCaccaaatatataaattactagataaatcataattagtaattataacAGAGCCACTAAGTTTGTATGTTAGAAAAAAATAGCAGGGGATAAGAGGAATGAAAAAGAAGGAGAGAGataaaaatgagtaaaaaataaaggtcaatttcatttttattatttaattagatatcatctttctttccttattttttttctctcctctttttttttcctctcctctcccctcattttatttatataaattttttgggtCTAACTATATTAATTATGCTTTaacttaaactatttattgCAATAGATCTAAAactgaaataattaatattcatttcaattttaaatttaataattataggaGATGCTCTAACTTAGAGCATCTCCAACATAATCATTCCCATAAATTACCAATATGGAATCTAATGTTACTCCAACATAATCATTCCCATAAATTACCAATATGGAATCTAATGTTACTTCATCTTATGTTAGGTATGTAACGAAATGtgttaacttaaattttttgtatagAAGTTTGGTAAAAGAgtattcattattataatgCCGCTGACTCTAGTCAaattgggaaatttacactaATAACCATTAAAGTTTTggtttttttcatcttaaccccccaaacaaatttctatcaacattagccataaaacaagctttgagaccaaaatacccctctccctcatctctcccccaacaCTCCCTTTCactcatctctcccaaaccgaACCAACTCCCATCATCGGCGGCAACATCAGCCCTCGTCGGCGGTGGCTCCATCTTTCATCGACGTCCGATCTACAATCTACAACTTTCAACAAAACCTAGATtagccattttttttattttcattaatttcaaatgaaattttagaataataatggTTGTAGTTTGAGAataatggtggtggtggtggtgtttgtggtggttggtggtgttttgggagtattgtttttggatttttgaGTGTTGTGGGGAGGGAGGGGGGTGGGGGGCAGCGCGGGCGCATGTGCGCCCCACTGTCGCACCAATTTTGGTGCGACAGCGCCCTACTGCCGCACCAATTTGGTGCGACAGCAAGCCTCTCGCACCCTCTATTCTTTATGTTTTTGCATCCagtttttccaaattttgaatttgttggtCTGCTTACGGGGTAAATGTCAGTAATATTGGTCTGCTTACGGTTGCTTCAAATTTTCAGGATGATATGTCTCGTAAAGACTGGAACTTGGTTAAGGTGccgaagaaaatttttaagataccataaagtgatgaatattgtTCTATGAACGATTGGGCAGTTGAGTACTGCTCTTGGAATAATGCAGTCAATCTTTCTTTCATGCTAagttttgttaataaatttttcatagaTACTTTGAGATAATCGATAAcatgaatcttttaatttcttcggATACTGATTCCAAATTCTGggattttcttcatctttcattTGTTAGAAATTGGTGCCTGAAGCCTGAAGCCAAACGAACATATTGGCAGTTTTAAATCAAGTACCTTGGACAAccaatgattcatttaaaataaatttaagaaagaaaaaaagagaacagTAACATATGACATCTCAAATACGGCCAAAGGTTCAAGCTACAAAATGTGCCAAGCCATGTTGTTGAGCAAGCGTGCCTCTGGAACTTCCATCTTCATCAACTCTACTTTCTTCCAGCAAAACAATAACCAAGCAAATGCGATTAATCCTCGAATaaaacttggtgcgacaggttgcctgtcgcaccaagctaAGTGCGACAGGTTGGTTTGCAAATCGTTTTACATTACAGAATCAAAGCACTGCAAGAAACTGAAGCCTCTTCGCCAAGAGCACTTACCAGCTGTTCTCATTCGATATTCAAACACAACCCATCTTGATCTCAGTCTCTATCCACGCATAAATGACCATTCTTTATTTGCAATATCGAAAATCACTAGCTTTACACTTCAATCTATTGATCTTTCACGTTCTTGGGGCTTTTCAAGTTCTGGGTTGCTGAGTTTGACGTTGAGCTGTAAGAATTTGGAATGATTTATGGCTTCGAAGTGACACAAAACCGAACTTGTTGAAGACTGGACCCTCTGTAGCTCGCACTTATGGAAAAGCAAAACTTGGTGCGATTAATCCTCGAATaaaacttggtgcgacaggtgcctgtcgcaccaagctaagtgcgacaggttgcctgtcgcaccaagctaagtgcgacaggtgcctgtgGGACCAAGCTAagtgcgacaggtgcctgtcgcaccaagctaAGTGCGACAGGTTGCCGGTCGCACCAAGCTAAGTGCGACAggttgcctgtcgcaccaagctaAGTGCGGCagggtgcctgtcgcaccaagctaagtgcgacaggtgcctgtcgcaccaagctaagtgcgacaggtgcctgtcgcaccaagctaagtgcgacaggtgcctgtcgcaccaagtttttttgcgacaggcacctgtcgcaccaagtttttttgcgacaggcacctgtcgccATATTCACCCACGACTCAGTTCACTGAAACTCTCGAGCAAGTTCAAAAAATAACTCATGTGATGCCGATTAGTGTTGGATCCGGATAGATTATGATCAGATTTCACTTTTATCGTTGTCTTTTGCCGTCGCCGTTGGTTGATGATTAAAGAGTGGAAAGCTGCCTTTGGTTTGACGATATGTGAGAAAGAAAGTTGCTTTTGGTctgtaaagaagggtaatttggggagaaaagcgtgtgtttggctaatgttgatagaaaaaagttgagagggttaattgtgaaaataacaaaatttttatggttattttcgtaaatttcccAGTCAAATTTGATACGACCATAATTAAGTTCTCCGAGACAGTAACAGACATCAATGTTggattattttatcaataacaCGTCtactatatttattcaaaCCAACAACCGaaggtcttttttttttaattattttggcaTTCAATTATTGtgtatggaaaaaaaaagtcagaATAAGATATTTCTCCAGTCGACAATGAAATCATTTCCGAAGAGCGCTGGCAAAACGGGTCATTGGATCGTATTCATGTCGTGTCAGTTTCgtatcgtgtcaaatttaggttGACCCAAACCCAAcctatttaataatcgtgtcaaaatattgagacccaaacccgacacagaaaataatcagattacccaataacccgtttaatatttatatattaaacaaaaattacataaaatatttacacactatcatacatacatacataatttatcgatattataaaatatacatatctaccaatatattacacatttacactattgaggttttaattatatatatatatataatattatatatcaatattataaaatatatatgtctattaatttttacacatttacactattgaaactctaaatgtatgtaaaattttataagtaaaacactgtgtttatattcaccattttaaagaataataaaaaaaagaaaatcatctataatatttgagttgtaattataagaatatgtaaattattttaaaatagaaaatataatcgggtcattGATCGAGTAAAtaggtcaagaattttaaccctaacctgacacagaaaaaaattatgttaactcagacccgacccatttaataattatgttaaatttgacGACTCatactcatttatttatatcgtGCTCGTATCGAATAATcgggtcgtgtcaaattttgcttgGTTTATTTCAGAAGATGCATCGCTGCCGCGTGATTTTGGATACCGCGTTGTTCACAGAATTCGAAAAGCAGTAATAACATCGGAGTCCACAATTCCTTCTGATTTTTTAACTATCTACATAGTTTGTCCAATTATATGAAATAGGTCCCTACTTTaatacttttaataataaaaaaattatctctgtactatttttattttatcgtATGTATATCTAACcatcacaaaattttaatatattctttacacgacttttatttttaaacttgtatCAATCAACTactttgatattaaaaataactattttactcataaataaattaaaaaactattgtattatataaaattttaaaaaataaaaaattataattataagaatacctctaaatttaataaaataaatacccctaaatttaataaaataaataaataaaattataattataattacaaaaaattaacatgataacttttaaataaaattataattataaaaaattaacatattggatttgagattttttattttattaaattgaagaGTATTcctgtaattataattttttattttttaaagttttggagaataaaatgatcttttaattcatttaaagataaaatagttatttttaatgtcaaaTGAGTTAATTGATAcatcttgaaaataaaagtaatgtaagaaatatgtcaaaatttatatatatatatatatatatgtatgtatgtatatataaacaaaataaaaatgatgtaCAGATAATTTTCCTCAATAATAAAATCGAAATACCAAAATTGATGATAATTTGGTCAAAGAGAAAACAATTAGGGACCTTTTTGATATAATATGAATGGCTATAAATATGCTGATCTGATGTGGCCTTTTTACGATATATAAATACGGATACCTCTCCACTTTGATCTCTCTTCTATATCGTGTCtcttaaattatcttttcCCCCAAacagaacaaaagaaaaagaaaagcaatggCAGCAACAACGGAGGCAGATTCGAATAGGAAACAGCTAATAGTGAGCCGGGAGGAGATGCAGAAGATCTTCAACCAGTTCGACGCGAACAAGGACGGCAAGATCTCGCTGACGGAGCTGGCGACCGTTTTGAAATCAATGGGATCGAGCTACAAAGAGGAGGAGCTCGTCCGCGTCATGGAGGATCTCGATACCGACAAGGACGGATTCATCAGCCTGTCGGAGTTCGAAACGATCTGCCGGACCTCCTCTGGTGCCGCCGGCGAGGCCGAGCTCCGCGAGGCGTTTGATCTCTACGATCAGGACAAGAACGGCTTGATTTCGGCGGAGGAGTTGAATTTGGTGTTGAACAGGCTCGGAATTAAGTGCTCGGTTGATGGATGTGTGGCGATGATTAAGCCGGTGGATGCCGATGGTGATGGCAATGTGAATTTTGAAGAGTTTCGTTCGATGATGACTACTTCTCTTAAACCTGGTCCTGCGCCGTAGATTTTGGTTTCGACGGTGATTCGATGGTCGGCCGTACCGATATTAACTTGCGTCCGTTTATAGGCTGTCGTTTTCCTCCGTGCCTACTTGTGTCTACtacttttaatgttaataaacTCTGATGCATTTTCAATGGTTTAAAAATTGGCTTACGATATTAATTTGACTGTACGGTCTCAATGAATCGATGAGTTATGATCACGAGTTGATacagagaaaataattgtttctGTTGATCGaattaaattctcaaaatacaaaacaaaataaaatagaataccAAAGGAAACCGaaatataaatagaagtagaagttttaattgatttgattgatGCTGATTCGCAATTTGTTAATTGAATTGGTGACCCTGGTTATAGCGTTTTGAATTCTGAATTTCTATAAATTTCATTGAGCAGAAATTAAAACATCTGTTCAACtttcccaaaagaaaaaaaaaaaaaaaggcaaaattcGAAGAACGGGACTTTGATTTGTGAGATTTTATTGACTGCTTCAACTTTCAAAGTTGGTCAGAGAAATAAGTTGATTAGAGTAACATGAATAGGCAATAGAAGCCgaatattagttaattttatgCAGAAATGGTCTCATTAAGCCGACTTCAAGCTTTGTTATGGGACTTTTTAGAATATTATGGAATAGGCAATAGGCAATACCGACTTGTATCTCTTGCGCTTACATGAATTTGATGAGTTCATCATATTacatttacattaaaataaaatattatggaagaaattaacttttattgaaacttaaataatttaagtacTAATAAGAATACTTATTATATACTTTATTATTAGAACAAAAGCAGATTGAGAATATgatgatgaaataaataatcaatccGAATGTTGAATATTAATCACGTTGCTTTCACACAAACATTctatttttggatttgaaGCGAAAGAGGAATGTGGATTAGGGTTCatcgtttttttttaaaaatttattttaatttaatgtaacTTGTATTTATTGGTAATTCActttatagttattttatgtaatataaaatttttacaagtggatttaaaaagtatttttgtaGGTTCAAAAAGCTTTACCCTAAAAAGTGGTATCCATTAGTTGTGTATCAATTGTTCACCCAAAAAACATAGTTACCCTTATAAAttgatagtattttttataacatggTACATTttcaatggatttttttttattgttattattaattcatgcacccttattgttatttttattcattcacCCTTTGAACTCAAAACCTAAGTCTCAGGAAGATCGCTCTTTATCACTAGACTAGTCCTTAGCTTCAATGATCcaacttattaaatttactcctaaaaatgatttcatacaaatttatctattttaatcataatataatgaaataaattttaagaataaatttattcaagGTGTGGATAGtacaatttatcaaacacttaaccttttttttttctttttttgggtttgtttCATCAGCCACAATACTCTCGGATTGTTCTTAAATTATCTGAAGACCTAATGTACATAAAGATCAATCTTCTTAATAAGTAATTAATGAATCTAGTGAAATAAATGTACTTGTAACAACAGTAATGTATGTATCCACATTCTCGTTGAGTTTggttagagtttttttttttttttgaaaagaaagtacACCTTTCATTGCCTCAAAGAGAGAAcaaatacacaatttcaaCTGGAAATTCATCCAGCCATATACATGGTTCTGACTTCCGAAGAGCTAGCTTAGCTAAATCATGAGCTAAAGTATTACAAGTCCTCCCTACATGCTGAgctttgaaattctggaagCTCTTCTTGGCTTCTAGAATGTCGAAGATCACCCAACAAAGCTCTGTTAAGGTGCTTTGCTTGCTGTTTATAAGCTCTATCACCCTCTTCGAGTCGGATTCTAAGATGATTGATGATGCCCCCGCCTTAATAGCTGCTTGAATTCCCCACAAAGCAGCCTTTGCTTCATACATCTCCACATCTCCAAAACTTTTGATAGTGTTTACTGCTGCAGCCACCACTTCACCTCTGTAGTTCCTGATCACAGCCCCCAAACCAGCAAGATTATTTTGCTCATCCATTGCGGCATCCACGTTAACTTTGACCCAATCTTCACTAGGAGGACTCCACTGGCTTTGCTGCATGCTTGTCAATTCCAGTGAGAAATTTTGCTCTGGTTGCTTTATTCGTTTGACACAATCTGCTGTAGACATTGCTTTGGCTATCAGTCGTGATGGATCATCACACTTCCCCTTAAATAGCCAGTTGTTCCGAGCATTCCAAATGACCCACAAAAAGGATGCAACTAGCTCACCATTTAGATTGCTGTGATGATGATATGAGTGATGAAGCAAAGTAATAACATCAGGgaaattttcagttttcagaTCAATTCCCAGGGAAGAGTATCTCCACACTTTCCTCGCAAATTTACAGAACAATAAGGCATGAGTTGTGCTCTCTATCTCTTTCTTGCAGATTGGACAAGTTGCCTCTTGCATCACTCTTTTCTTCCTTAAATTTTCTGCTGTGGGAAGAAGATTCTTTGCCGCTCTCCAAAGGAAGATCTTAACTTTTTCGGGGAGCAGCAACTTCCAAATGATATTCCATTGGCTGGGGTTTTGATTTGAGCAACTGGGAATGTGCTGgtgctttttctttaaagctaGCTGGTAGCCACTTCTAACTAAATAGTTCCCTCGCTTATCATAATGCCAAATTAGAGTATCTCCATTTTGTTGTCTAGGGAGAGGGATATGAACAATTATTTCAGCATCATCTTTACCAAAATGTTGATAGATTAGCTCTTCCTTCCAGCAGTTGTTGTCATCTATAAGCTCTGCCACAGAGGCTTCCTTTGGTAAATTTGGAGATGAGATGGGTTTGAAGGTTGATGGTCTAGGAATCCAGCTGCTATTATGGATATTTATCTGCTGCCCATTGCCGACCCTCCACCTGCAGCCATTCTCCAACACTTCTCTTCCCCAAAGAATGCTTCTCCAAATGTAAGATGGTTTGGAACCCAAATTTGCTTTTAGGAAAGATGAATGCTTAAAATATCTTGCCTTTAGGAGTCTGGCCACTAGAGAGCCTGGATTTTGGATGATCCTCCAGCCTTGCTTGGCCACGAGGGCCTAGTTGAAACAGGAGAGATCTTTGAACCCTAAACCTCCTCTGATTTTAGCTTGGCACAGGTTCTCCCACCTAGACCAGTGGATGTTTTTTTCTCCTTCGATGAGCCCCACCAGAACTTGGCTATTTCCTTTTGCATATCGTCACATAATCCCTGAGGAAGCTTGAAAACACTCATAGCATAAGTGGGAACTGCTTGCGCCACTGCTTTAATAAGGATCTCTTTACCTCCGCATGAGAAGAAATTTTGCTGCCAGCCTGAAATCTTACTGAGCACCCTGAGCTTTATCTCGTTGAAGAAACCCTTAGTCCTTTTCCCTATCATTGATGGAAGGCCAAGATATTTTTCGTGCTTAGAGACGACATTAATCTGAAAAATCTGTTTTATTGCTGCTACATGTTCCGGCTTTGTGTTGCTACTGA encodes:
- the LOC102619846 gene encoding probable calcium-binding protein CML27, producing MAATTEADSNRKQLIVSREEMQKIFNQFDANKDGKISLTELATVLKSMGSSYKEEELVRVMEDLDTDKDGFISLSEFETICRTSSGAAGEAELREAFDLYDQDKNGLISAEELNLVLNRLGIKCSVDGCVAMIKPVDADGDGNVNFEEFRSMMTTSLKPGPAP